gcaaaacgaaaacaaaaagtcAGTTGAGGACGAAATCGAGGCGCTGGAAAAGGAGGTAAACACTGCTATTGAAAAGGCTGAGCGTGTGGTCAAAGATATCTTGGAAGGAAAGCAAGCGGAAACAAACGAACAGAGTTTACAGCAAACTCCTCCGCCGAAATCGCCTTATTCAATTCATTCGCCTGGCAGCAGTCATTCGCATCACTCCAGTAGCTGTAATCAGCGACTTAAGCCTTTAAAGGTTCCAGTGTTTAGTGGCGAGAAAAGCAAATTCGAAGATTTCTGGGAGATGTTTTTGAGTCTGGTTGATCAGAGCGAGGAGCCACCAAACATGAAAATGGCAAGACTGAGACAGAGTCTTTCAGGAACTGCGTTCGAGGCAATCAGGGGTCTGGGTGTTACTGAGCCGGAGTACAACGAAGCTAAAAAAATTCTCCAGTCCAAGTTTGGTGGTGAACGAAGGAAGTTACAAGCATACATGGATCAGATTGAACAAATGCCCCCCTTGAAGAGCACGGATGTTAAGTCGTTTGAGCGATTTGCTGATCTCGTTCGTATAGCGGTTGTTAAGTTGCAAGCAGAAGGGCGTGACGGAGAGTTGGGCGAAGGAACTTTTCATAGTCTGCTTGTGAAGAAGTTGGCGGACAGACAGGTTGAAAGTTACAGTCGTTGATTGCAAGAACATAAAAGGGACAGGTCAGTGGTGAACTTGATGGAGTGGTTGAAGGAGGAAGTTAGGATCCGGGTCGACGCTGTGGAAATGGCACATGGAATTGAGGCTGAGCCCAGAGGGGGTGCAAGAGATGGAGGCAATTTTAGAAACAGGACATTGTTCAGTGACAACAGTGGCTTCAGTAAAGACACACCAGTACCTACAGCCAAACCACCATGTGTGCGCTGCGGAGGAAACCACGGGGTGTGGAGTTGCAAAGGCTTTCAAAATCTTGGAGTTAAGGAACGTTGGGATGTCGCAAAGGAAAAGAAGCTTTGCTTTCGTTGTCTAGCAAGTGGTCATGAAGGGAGGTTTTGTCCAAAGGCACGCCCTTGTCCAGTTGGTGGTTGCAAGAGGAGCCATCATCATTTGTTACATGGCTTTGTACAACCTGATGCTAAAGATGAAAGAGTAGTGACTccacggggggggggggggggcaccaGCACATACGCACATACGGAGACAGCAACCGAAGCCTTCTCCCTACGTACAGTGCCGGTGTGGT
The Montipora capricornis isolate CH-2021 chromosome 10, ASM3666992v2, whole genome shotgun sequence genome window above contains:
- the LOC138021126 gene encoding uncharacterized protein, which gives rise to MEEKRIIELKREKRTRKTAVTKTRHNLERLSAKRGDCELIQGEINALWEVFERSLVIMDELQTRYLHLKQNENKKSVEDEIEALEKEVNTAIEKAERVVKDILEGKQAETNEQSLQQTPPPKSPYSIHSPGSSHSHHSSSCNQRLKPLKVPVFSGEKSKFEDFWEMFLSLVDQSEEPPNMKMARLRQSLSGTAFEAIRGLGVTEPEYNEAKKILQSKFGGERRKLQAYMDQIEQMPPLKSTDVKSFERFADLVRIAVVKLQAEGRDGELGEGTFHSLLVKKLADRQVESYSR